TCATGATCGCGAGCATGATCAAAAGCGGGATCTGGAAGACGATCCCCATGTATCCGATCAGGATGATGATGAGGTTGAACGTCTCCGCCAGGCCGAACGCGATCACTGCGGTCCCTTCGGTGTAGGCGGTGAAGTACGCGAAGATCGCCGGGAGGACGATGAAGTGTGCAAACAGCCCTCCGATCGTCGCGAGCACCATGCTCGTGGGGATCGCCGCCAGATAGTATCGCCGCTCCCTGGGATACAGGCCGGGGCGCATGAACAGGTACGTCTCGTAGACGAACACCGGCAGGCCGAACAGGAGGCCGGCGAGGCCGGCGACCTTGAGTTTTGTGAGAATGAATTCCAGGGGCCCGTACACTCGCGGTCGGTTCACCTGTGGATCCGGGATGTGGCTCGACCAGAAGTAGTTGATGGCGATGTCAGCGGTTGGATACGCGATGAGCGTGGCGATTCCGGCCACCAGGAAGACGACGCCGAGCCGCCGCATCATCTCCTCGATGTGGTCCGCGAGCGGCATCTCCTCGTCCGACTCGGGCCCTTCGAACAGGGGGTCGTCGTCATCTCGCTCGGTGGCTACCGCACCGGCGCCGTTCGAGACCGCCGCGTCGTCCCCGTCGTCGCCGTCCTCGTCGTCCCCGTCGTCGCCGTCCTCGTCGTCCCCGTCGTCGCCGTCCTCGTCGTCCCCGTCGTCGCTGTCCTCGTCGTCCCGCTTCGGACGCATACGGCGCGGTTTCTTTCGAGGACTCGTGCCCTCGTTGATCGCGTCGTCTCCGTCCTCTTCGCCGTCCTTGTCTCCGTCCTCGTCGCCGTCCTCTTCGCCGTCCTTGTCTCCGTCCTTGTCTCCGTCCTCGTCGTTCGAGCCGAGCGCCTCCGGATCGGGGAACAGCCCGCCGTCGTCGAGGTCGTACGACGTCGGTTCGGACGACTCTTCCTCCGACGGCTCTTCCTCCGACGGCTCTTCCTCCGACGGCTCTTTTTCGCCCGAGGTCGGGGACTCCCCGCCACGTTCGGCGTCGTCGTCGCGGCGTTCCGCGTTCGGGTCGTCGGACCGGTCGCTCTCCGGTTCGGGTTCGGCGTCGGTTTCCGACGGCTCGTCGCGGTCCGGGTCGCCCATTCACCTGACGTTCAGTCCCGGCCATTATAGGCCTTTTCTGATAGCTCCGCGGATACCCCGGACCGAAACGCACCGGAAACTGGTTGAAAAGGTTGATAGGCTTTAGCGGCCGAGTAGTGGGTATGTCCAGCGCCCTCGACGAGGACACTCAGCAGACGCTTGCCGAGGGGAGCGACGCCGTCCGGGCGATGCTCCGTTCGGCCCAGAAGGACCTGCAGAAGGCCTTCATGGTGTTCCTCTTCGTATTTCTCGGGACCTTCTACGCGCTCCGGCTGTGGGTCTGGGACTACCTCAAGGGCGTCACGCGCGCTCAAATGCCTCCCGACGTCGAGGCCCAACTGGAGATCATCGTTCTGACGCCGTTCGACGTGATCCTCCTGCAGGCCAAGATCGGCCTCATCGTCGGTGTCATCGCTGCCATCCCGCCGCTCATATACTTCTCCAGGGAGGCGCTTCGCGAACGCGACATGTGGCCGGAGGCGCCGATCCCCCGGTGGAAGATTGCCACGATCGGCCTCCTCGCGGCGCTGCTTTTCTCGGGCGGGGTCTTCTACAGCCAGGGCTTCTTCTTCCCGTTCATGTTCGCGTTCCTCGCAGGCTTCGGTCTCGAGGCGGGCTTCGCGCCGAGCTACTCGATCGTGATGTGGACGGAGTTCATCGTCTTTCTGTCGCTGTCGTTCGGGCTCGCCGCCCAGATGCCACTCGTCGTCACCGGGCTGTCGTACGCCGGCATCGTCCAGTACGAGACGTTCCGAGACAAATGGAAGTACGCAGTCGTCCTCATCTTCGCCTTCGGCGCGATGTTCTCCCCGCCGGACCCGTTCACGCAGATCATGTGGGCGGTGCCGTTGATCGCGCTGTACGGCGTCTCCTTGTACCTCGCGAAGATCGCGGTTACCGCCCGCCGGAGAAGCGAGAAGATCGACGTGCCGGCGACGGTGCGAGCGAAGTGGAACGTGCTCGCCGGGCTGTTCGTGGTCGGGGTCGCCGCGGTGTACGGCTTCTACGATTACGGCGGCCGGCAGGCGGCAAACGAACTGCTCGCATGGATGGGCAGCGACTATCGAGTATACCCGCTCGGGGAGGGCCTCGGGGTCGCTGAACCGACGGCGATCGCGCTGTACGGGCTGCTCGCCGGGACCGTGTTTGCGGTGCTGGGAATCATGTATCTGGTGTACGCCGGCCTCGATCCGGTCGAGGATTCCGGCCTGTATGGCGATCCGACGGCGATCGACCTCGGGGAACTCGACGCGGCGGGCGTCCGGGCTGCGCCGGCCGAGGCGTTCGAGGAGCTGAGTGAAGACGAGGTGATGCAACTGGCCAGTACTGCCCTCGACGCCGAAGATCCCGAAAAGGCACAGGCGCTGCTCGACCGGTTCGACGAGGTGGAAGCACAGCGCGCCGAAAGCGGCGACGGGGACGATACGGAGGGAACTTCCGGGGCTGCAGGCGGCGCGAGCGCCGGCGAAGCGGCCGAGGACATCGCCGGCGAACTGGAGGAACGCAGTTCCAGGGCCGGATCGACGTTCCTCGAGGAGCTCACCGAGGACGGCGAGGACGACATCGGCGGCTACTACACGGATCTGAAGTTTATCTTCGACAGCATCCGCTCGCGGTCGTTCATCATCGTCGGCACGTTCCTCGGGGTGATGGCCGCGACCTTCACGTGGCTGTATCTCGGGGGGCTGGGGAACGTCTTCGACAACTTCCTGGGCCGGCTTCCAAGCGAGGTCGTCGCCGAGAACGTGAACGTGATCACCCTCCATCCGGTGGAGGCGCTCATCTTCATCGTGAAGTTCTCGGTGCTCATCGGCGTGCTTGCGATCTTCCCCGTCATCGCGTACTACGCGTGGCCGGCGCTGCGGGAACTCGGCTTCGTTCGGGGACGACAGAACGTCGTCTTCCTGTGGACCGGCGCGCTCGTCGGCGGGCTGATCGGCGGGTTCCTGCTCGGTTACTACTTCTTTGCCCCCTGGCTCATCTCGTATCTCGTCGGCGACGCGCTCGATGCGGGGATGATCATCTCCTACCGGATCAACGACTTCTTCTGGCTGATCGTCTTCACGACCGCCGGGATCGGCATCCTCGCAGACGTGCCGGTGTTGATGGTGCTTTTGAACTACGCGGGGATCCCCTACCAGGCGATGCGCAACCGGTGGCGTGAGGTGGTGCTCGCGATGTTGACGTTCGCCGCGGTCTTTACGCCGGCCGACATCGTGACGATGTTCCTCGTGACGATCCCCCTGATGGCCGCCTACGGCGTCGGCCTGTTCGCGCTGTTTTTCGTCACACTCGGGGGGAGACGCAACCTCTCGCCGCCGGCGGAGATCGTCGACACCACCTCGACGGCGCTGGAGGTCGTCGAGACGAAAACGGAGGGCTCCTAACGGTTCGTCCCACATCGCTCCCGCGGTTTGCGTTGCGGTCCCCACTACTCGTCGTACGTGCCCCCGTCGAGATAGTAGTCGATCCGATCGCTCGTCGACTGTGACACCTTCAGGAACTCGACGACCCGCTGGTCGCCGTCCCGCTGATCCGACTCGATTTCGATCGTCAGCCCCTGGCCTTCGAGGTGGGAAAGCAGTTCGTCGATGGCCCGGGGATCCCCGCGAACCGTCTGTCGTTCCCCCACGCGGTCCCCCGCCGCGACCGTGTGGATCGTCTCGACCATCGGCAACAGGATCGACTCCCCGAGGTCGTGTGCCCGCTCGCGGAGCCGGTCCCCGTCCTCGTCGAACTCGACGGCGCGAAAGCCCTCACGGATCACCCGCGAGAAGACGAAATCTCGACCGTAATCGAACGGGAGTTCGAAGGCGTACGCGAGATCCGCCTGGGTTTGAGACGCGGTCGTGTACTTCACTATCTCCCTCCCGTCTTCCGATTTTACCACGATCCCTTCCCGTCCGGCAGCGTCGAGTTCGGCGATCGCTTCCTTCGCCGTGGACACGGCCTCGTCTACAGTCCCCCGACCGAACTCGGTGGGCTGTGGGAAGCCGTAGCGTTCACAGAGTTCTCGTCGCTCGTCGACGGGAAACGGCTCGCCCGTCTCGCGGTCCCGGATTCCGAATACTCGGACTGCGTGGGAGTCGACGTCGTCGTAGTCGTGTGCAGTGTACGGCGTCTCTGGGCCGATCAACTCGGCACACAGCATCGCTCCGGGATACGCTTCGAAGAACTCTGCCGGGTCGAGGAGCGCCCGCGCCCGGTCGGTCGTATACGGACAGACGTACCCGCTTCGTGTGAACGCGAGGACGCCACCGACAGCGGCGATGCGCACGTTGAAACCGTTGAGTTTCTCCTCGACGCTCACCCTGGCGTCGGCACCAAAAAACGACGGAATTCCCGGATCGAGGACGAAAACGCGGGGGACGCTCGGGTAACCGCGGACGACCGCGTCGGCGTCGGGAAGGACGACGGTTCCGCGTTCGACCTCGTGGCGCGCGTCCGGGAGCAGGTAGTAGGTACGATCACCCGCGGAGTGCTCCTCGAAGTGTTCGAAGAGGTCCGGAGGGTCCACAGCGGTGGAATCCAGCCGCTCGTAGAACGCCTGCTCGTTCATGTTCGAAGCAAGGTTATCGGCGTCCATAATCGTTGGTGCGGCAGCCGTCAATCGTTGACGCGTCGGCAATCGACTGCCACGTGCCCGCCCACGCGGTGACCAAACATTTGTGGCCCACGCCCGAATCCGGGTGTATGAGCGGTGAACTCCCACGGCAGCGGTTCGTCCTCGACACCTCGCTTTTCATCACCCAGGCGATTCGCGAGGAGGGAGAGACGGTCGAGGATGCGATTGTCAGGCTGCTCGACCTGGTCGCCACCGCCAGACTCGAGCTCAACATCTCCTGTTACATGCCGCCGTCGATCCACGACGAACTCGGCACGATGCTGCACGAACAGGACGTCGACGAGGAGATTTTCTCCCGGCTGGACACGTGGGTGGTCCGCAAGAGCCCCGATCGCTACGGGGTTTCGATCCCCGCTGTGATCGTGTATAACTTCATCGACGAGATGAGTGATCGAGTCGACCGGGGGTTGCGCGTCTCCGAGGAAGCACTCCGGGAGGTCGAGCGGATCGATCCGGCGGACCTGTCCACCGATCCCGACGGGGACGGTCGCGAAGAGTACATGACGGAGGCGGATCGGGTTCTCTCGAACATGCGGGACAAGTATCGCCGGACGCTCAGGCAGGGAGTCCTCGACTCCCGGGAGGATTTCGACCTGCTGGTGCTGGCGCGCGAACTCGACGCCGGCGTCGTCACCGAGGACAGGGGAATCATCTCGTGGGCGGACGAGTTCGGCCTCCGGTACGTCCGCGGCGGGCAGTTCCCGACGTTGCTCGAGGAGTACATCCGGGCGACCGGCGCCGACAAGCGGGTCGGTGGGAACTCCGCCTCGGACGAGGGGAGAGACCAGTGACAGTACTGGAAGCGGAACGACGGACAGTCGCAACGCGGGCGGCGGAGCTGCGCGAGTTGACCCCGGGCCGGACCGGGAACCTCAGCGTGCGACGGGGGCAGCGGCTCGCGATCACACCATCGGGCGTCCCGTACGATGAAATTAGCCCCGACGACGTTTCGGTCGTATCGCTTGGGGGTGAGCAGGTGTTCGGAGAACTCGCCCCATCGAGCGAGTCACCGATGCATCGACGGATCTACGAGCGGTTCGAACCCGGCGCGATCGTCCACACCCATTCGCCGTGGTCGACGACGCTTGCAGTGCTCGGGGAGCCACTGCCGCCGGTCCACTACATGATCGTCCTCGCCGGCGAGACGGTCCCGATTGCCCCGTACGCGACCTACGGCACCGAAGAGCTCGCGGACAACGCCGTCGGGGCGATGGCGTCCGCCGAAAGCAGCGCCTGCCTGCTCGAGAACCACGGGCTCGTCGCAACTGGCGAGGACGCCGCGGCGGCGATCGAGACCGCCGTCGCGGTCGAGTCGGTCGCGCGGGCGTACTGTCAGGCGCAGTCTGTGGGGACTCCCCAGCAACTCTCCGAAGACGCCCTGGAAGCGACCGCGCGGAAACTGGAGGAATACGGGCCCGACGAGGGAGAAAAGTAGGGGCCCGACGAGCCGGGATGAACGCTACGGAGCGCGACAAAGGGGCCGGTGTTCTTGACGGTGCAGTTCGGACGCTCATACAGGAACCGAAGAACCATGCGCACTATCGACTGGGACAACGACCGAGACTGCATCGAGATGGTCGACCAGACGAAGCTTCCGGCGGAGTACACGACCTACCACGCGGAGACGGTGCCGGAACTCGTCGAGAGCATCGAGATCCTGCGCGTGCGAGGCGCGCCGGCGCTGGGGGCCGCCGGGGCGTTCGGGGTGGCGCTTGCGGCGCGGCGAACCGACGCCGACACCGTCGAGGCGTTCGAGGAGGCAGTCCGGGAGGACGCCGGGACGATCGCGGGCGCACGACCGACGGCAGTCAACCTCTCGCGAGAGGTAGAGGCGGTCCTCAGGGAGCTTCGCGGCTGCAGGTCGGTCGAGGAGGCCCGGCGGCGGACCCTGTCGGCGGCGAAGGATATCGCCGACGCCGACGTCGAGCGCAACCGGCAGATCGGCGAGCACGGTGCGGAACTGCTCTCGGCGGACGGAACCGTGATGACCCACTGCAACGCCGGCGCGCTGGCGACTGTCGACTGGGGGACCGCGCTGGGGGTCGTCTACTCGGCCCACGAGCAGGGCAAGGAGATCGACGTCGTCGCAAACGAGACACGACCCCTCAATCAGGGCTCCCGGATCACGACCGTCGAGCTACAGGAACGGGACGTTCCGGTGCGGCTGATCCCCGACAACGCCAGCGGCCTGTGCATGCAGCGGGGGATGGTCGACGCCGTCGTCGTCGGCGCCGACAGGGTGGTGCTCGAGGGTGGCGAGGCGTTCACTCCCCGACACGGCTCCGGGGACGACGGAGCCGGCCAGGGCGCCGTGTTCAACAAGATCGGGACGTACAAACACGCCGTGCTGGCGGATCGTCACGACATCCCGTTCGTGGTGGCGGCGCCCCACTCGACGGTCGACACCGAACTGAGCGCGACCGAGGTCGAAATCGAGCAGCGCGACCCCGGAGAGTTGCGGGAGATCTACGGGGAGCAGAACGCGCCCGCGGACGTGTCAGTCTTCAACCCGGCGTTCGATCCGACGCCGATGGAACTCGTGGATTATCTCGTCACCGAGACAGGCGTGTACGAACCGCCGCTGGATCGGCGCGACTTCGAGCGCGTCTCGACACCCGAATCGGAATCGAGTAGTTAAAGAGTATTCCCGAGAGATGACCCGGGTATGCCCAAGATAAGCGTCGAGGTTCCAGAGGAGCTGCTTTCGGACCTCGACGAACACGTCGGCGAAGAGGGGAAGTTCGTCAACCGCAGCGAGGCGATCCGCGCGTCGATCCGCAAGACGCTGGATCTACTGGACGACATCGACGAGCGTCACGGCCGGCTGGAGGAGGACGAGTAGCGTGTCGGTTCGGACGGTCCAGGAGGAGCGAGTGACCTTGCCCGCCGGGGCGGTCGCGCTGGCGGCGCTGTTCGTGGCGTCGCTGGTGACGGCTCAGCTCACCGCCTCGAAAGTGTTGCAGTTCGAACTCCCGTTCGCGCTGCCGGTTACCGGTGCACAGCTCGCCTTGCCGGGTGCCGCACTTGCCTACGCCCTGACGTTCCTGGCGTCTGACTGTTACACGGAGCTGTACGGCAAGCGCGCGGCGCAAGTGCTCGTGAACGTGGGCTTTTTGATGAACTTCCTCGTGCTGGCGCTGGTGTGGAGCACGATCCTCGCGCCGGCGGCACCCTCGAGCATCGACCCGGCGGCGTTCGAGACGGTGCTGGGGGCGTCGACGAACATCGTCGCCGCGAGCCTGCTGGCGTACGTGGTGAGCCAGAACTACGACGTGGTGGTGTTCCACTGGATCAAGGAACGAACCCACGGAGAGCGACTCTGGCTGCGAAACATCGTCTCCACGGGCACGAGCCAGGCGATCGACACGGTGATCTTCGTGGGCGTGGCGTTCTGGCTGCTCCCGCGCGCGATCGGGCTCGGGCCGGTGCTCCCGGGCGACGTCGTCGTCGCACTGATAGTCGGACAGTACCTCCTGAAACTCGCGATCGCGGTGCTCGACACCCCGCTCGTCTATCTCGTGGTTGGTGCGGTACGTCGGTACGACGTCTCTCCGGCGTGAGCGGGAGTTCGCTATACTCGAGCAGCGTCGGGAACGCATCCAGCCGACGATAGCGAAAGCACCGATCCGGATCTTCCGACGGGCCGTCAGTCGTCGACGCGTTCGGCGAAGCCGAACCGTGGCTTGACGTCGTCGACGACCACCTCGACGGTTTCCCCTTTCTCCGCTTCGGGGACGAACAGGGTGTACCCGTCGACCTTGGCGATCCCGTCGCCCTCGCGTCCGGTGTCCGTGATCTCGACTGTGAGTCGATCGCCGACTTCGACCGGCGCGGTGAGCCGTCCCTTGGCGACGAGATACACCTCGGAGGAGGAATCCCGGGAGGCCTCCGGCGAGACGATCCGGACGTACTCGAACTCTTCGTCGATATCGGTTTTGAGATCATCGAGGTCCCGTCCCTCGAACACCTTGACGACGAGGTCCCCGCCGGGTGCGAGCAGTTCGAGGGCGGTCTCGAACGCCTGGCGGGCCAGGTGAACCGACCGGGCGTGATCCAGCGAGTACTCGCCGGTCATGTTCGGCGCCAGGTCGGAGACGACGACGTCCGCGCCGCCCTCGCCGACGGCGTCACGGAGACGCTCGCGGGTTCGTTCGTCGGTCATGTCCCCGCGGATCGTCTCGATTCGCGGGTCCGCCGCCAGTTCGTCCTCCTCGAACTCTCGGATCCGCTGGAAGTCGACGCCGACGACGGTTCCGGCGTCGCCGACGCGCTCGGCAGCGACCTGGAGCCACCCGCCCGGCGCCGCCCCGAGGTCGACGACCGTCTCGCCGCCCGAAAAGAGGTCGGCGGTCTCGTCGATCTGCAGGAGCTTGTAGGCGGCCCGGGTCCGGTAGCCCTCCTGTTTGGCCTTGTTGTAGTAGTGGTCGCGTCGTGTCATTTTCCATGTATAGGATGGCGAGGCGTTTATGAGCGTCGAGTCCGCTCCGTCACCCGGCGTCGGCCCTGCGACGGGCCCGGAGTCGTTCGCCCCTGGAGCCCTCGGCAGACTCGAGGGTCGGATCCTCGACGATCTCGAAGCCGCACGCCTCATAAAAGGGACGGGCCGTCCGGTCGAACCTGGCGGTCACCACGGGTGTCGCCCCCGGAGGAGCGTGTTCGATCGCGAAGCTGCAGGCGGCCTCGACGAGCGCGCGTCCGATCCCCCGTCCCCGTCGCCGACGGCGGACCGCCACCTGCTCGATCTCCACCTCGCCGGGGGACGACGCTGGACGGTCACTCAATACGAGCGCGCCCACGACGCGGTCAGCCGACGACTCCGGGGAGGGGTCCGTCCGGGCCGCGGCGGCGACGAACGCCCGTGGCGGATCATCGCGGAGTCGACGCCGCAATCTCTCGACGTCCGTCTCGAGTGCGGCCCCGTCGAACACGCGCACGATTCCCAGGAGATCTGCCGGGAGCGCGCGCCTGATGATCACGTCTGGTGGAAGCGCGTCCGGGATATCGCAAACGTGGGAGTCGTCCCTCATCAGTTCTGGGCGCGATCCCGAAGCCGTCGCCGGAGATCGAACGAGTCCACCCGGTACTTGTAGGCGGGGTCGCCGTCCACGAGGACGTACGGAACCCGATCGCCGTACTCGTCTTTCAGCTGTTCGTCCTCGTCGACGTCGATCTCGTCGATTGCGACGATCACACCGACGTCGGCGGCGACTTGCCGGATGACCTCGATCGCCTCGTCACACAGGTGACAGTCCTCCCGCGAGTAGACGGTCACGTCGACCGGCACCCCCTCGACGTCCCCCGTCTCGGCGTTCCCCGTTACATCGTCTCGGTTTCCCATGTCCGTGCCGTCATCTCTGGACTCGACGCTTATATACCATGCCGGGACCACTCCGGCGCGTGACCGGCTCGCGATCCGACGAAACGGTGACGTTCGGCGATCTCTCGCGGGGGGCCTACTGCCCGCGACAGCTGTATCACGCCCGAAAGGAGGACGATCGAGAGCCGCCGCCGGACGCGACCGATCGTATCGAGTTGGCCTTCCGATACCCGTCGCTGCTCGACGCCTCCGACCGGGAACTTCGCGAGGCTCCGATCGATGTCGAACCGGACGCCTTCCGCCGAAACCTCGCCAGACTCCGAACGCGCGACGACTGGGACGAACTGGCCTCGCCGTCCCGGACCCGGGTACTGTTGTCCGGGAAGGATTGTCGCGGGATCGCCCACAAGATCGTCGGCGACCCAGGAGTCCCGACGATCGTCTCCCCCGGAACGCCGCCGGATCAGGGGACGTGGAACCACCACCGCGTGCGCGCAGTCGCCGCCGCCAAGGCCCTCTCGTGGGAGCAAACCCGGCAGGTGTCGACGTCGTTCGTGGAGTATCCGGCCCACGGGGTCGTTCGAACCGTCGAACTCACGACCCGCGCGAAAGCGGCCTACCGCTCCGCGCTTCGGGCGGTGCGGGCCATCGACGGCCCGCCGCCGCGAGCGAACGACGCCCGGTGTGAGGGCTGTGAATACAGCCAGGCGTGTGGCACCCGAACCCGGTCGCTCCGGTCGCTGCTCGGGATTTGAACCTCGAGCTTTTGCTGCGGTCGCTCCCTTCGGTCGCTCCCTGGCAAAAGCTCGACCAAAAGCGCTGCGAGCCTCCCGTTGGTCGGCTCTTGGCCCGCTCGCTCACTGCGGTCGCTCGCGGGTCAACACGGACCTCTCCAGAAAGAACAGGCCGAGTACATCAAAGGGCAAATTCCGTCGAGCATCCGCGAGCGAAGCGAGGCGCGAGTGAAACGAGCGCCTCGGAAACGCGAACGGGGAGCACAGCGACCCGTGAGCGAAGCGAGCGGTTCACCGCCGGAGCGGGCGTAGCCCGCGGAGGCGGCTTTTTTGGTCGAGCTTTTTTGGCGGGGGTCGAACGAACGCAGTGAGTGAGGCCCCCGTTAAAAAAGGTCGTTGTATTTAGTCATCGGCGACCGCTTCGGCGTCCTCGGCGACGGCGGTGATGGTGTGATCCAGGATCCACAGGTCGCCGAACAGTTCGTCCTGCTGCAGTCGAACCGCACCCCGGTGAGCCATGAACAAAAGCGACAGATACGTCATAAAGGGGCGCCCGCCGGCGGTGCGCACCTCCGCGAACAGCACCTCCCCCCGTCCGGCGGCGTACTGCTCCCGGAGCGCGTCAGTCACCCCCTCGATCACCTCCTCGATGTCCTCGTCGTGCGTCCGCTCCGTAACGTCTCCCGCGGTCGGCTCCCCGTCCCGCCGGGCGTCGTCGTCGGCATGGTAGTCCAGCGTCTGCATCCCGCGGTCGTATCCCGTCGGGGAACCGCTGGTGTCGTACTCCCGCCGGCGCTTCCACCACGACTCCCGTTCCGCCTCCCGGAGCTCCCGGACGAGCCCCTCGAGCGTCTCCGGCTGCCCACGGGTGTTCTTCCGGTCGAGCCGGCGGTCCATCTCCGCCTCGAGCGCGTCGACCGGGTCGAACGCCGGATCCGACCGGTCGTCCGTGCCGCCCTCCATCGCCAGCTCCCACGGCTCGGGCTCGTTTTCCTTCTCGTCGTCCTCCGCGAGCATCGCGTCGCTTTTCATCCGCAACAGCACGGAGGCGTAAAACAGCGCCCGACCCGACGTCCGCAGGTCCGTGGCGTCGAGCTTCTCGAGGAACGCGTCGGTGACCGTGACGATGTCGATGTCCCACGGCTCGATCTCGCCC
The Halalkaliarchaeum desulfuricum DNA segment above includes these coding regions:
- a CDS encoding segregation and condensation protein A, which translates into the protein MTSSFGLDVTGEPPPGSGPADLDDDEVEPVELLVQLAEEGEIEPWDIDIVTVTDAFLEKLDATDLRTSGRALFYASVLLRMKSDAMLAEDDEKENEPEPWELAMEGGTDDRSDPAFDPVDALEAEMDRRLDRKNTRGQPETLEGLVRELREAERESWWKRRREYDTSGSPTGYDRGMQTLDYHADDDARRDGEPTAGDVTERTHDEDIEEVIEGVTDALREQYAAGRGEVLFAEVRTAGGRPFMTYLSLLFMAHRGAVRLQQDELFGDLWILDHTITAVAEDAEAVADD
- a CDS encoding CRISPR-associated protein Cas4; protein product: MPGPLRRVTGSRSDETVTFGDLSRGAYCPRQLYHARKEDDREPPPDATDRIELAFRYPSLLDASDRELREAPIDVEPDAFRRNLARLRTRDDWDELASPSRTRVLLSGKDCRGIAHKIVGDPGVPTIVSPGTPPDQGTWNHHRVRAVAAAKALSWEQTRQVSTSFVEYPAHGVVRTVELTTRAKAAYRSALRAVRAIDGPPPRANDARCEGCEYSQACGTRTRSLRSLLGI